DNA sequence from the Saccopteryx leptura isolate mSacLep1 chromosome 4, mSacLep1_pri_phased_curated, whole genome shotgun sequence genome:
TTGATGGGGATGGGGGTTAGGTTGGGAGCAGTGGTCAGAACACCTACCTAGAACCTGGTTTTCTACTTTGTAACACGTGGGCGTTGTACTTCCCAGAGAGTAAGGGAGTAAGGGAGCTGTCAAAGGGGGGTCATCAGGACAAAGACATCAGGCAAAGAAGATGGACATCAGTGTCCTCACCTGCTTCTCGGAACTGCTCTTTTGACTCCACCACTGGGAAGTTATCGTTTGGTTCCTTGTGTTTTCTGGTTCTCTCTGAAGTTGAGAAGCAGTTAGAAAAGGAAGATTTTTGCTTCCAGGTCCGCCACCATCTCACGATGCTCAGGAGCACAAGCTCCAAAAGAGTAAAGAAGAGACAAAACCCACTGATCCCAAACATGGTCTTTAGGAAGATGGTCTTCTCAGAGGGGCGGGACAGATTACAGGTTATACTACCAGGGCAAGGCTCTCGGCGACATGCAAAGGAGCTGGGCACCTTGAACCCATACAGATAGTACTGCCCTCCCAAGGCTGCCCCCTCAAGGACCAGTCGAACCCCTAGCTGTGCCACATAGGCCCAGAGCAGCCTGGGgcttttagctcctgaggcaccTGTGCTGCCCTGTCCTTGTTGGACCAgggtctcctcttccttctttaccTTTCCTGGCTCTTCCCAATGCAAGATGCCATGATATATGGTGAAACCCATGTAGAGGGCACTGGGCACAGCCACCAACATGACCTGGAAGGCCCAGAAGCGCAGTGGGGAGAGAGCGTGTAAGGCATCATAGCAGGCAGCCTTGCAGCCTGGCTGCTGAGTGTGACACACAAATTCACTCTGCTCGTCATCGTAGACCCCTGTCCCACCGGCAGCCAGCAGCACGAGGCGGAATCCCAGGAGCACCGGAAGAAGGAGACGCCCTACGGGGGTGGAGTACCGGCTCTCCTCAGCCATCAGCCACCTCAGGAACCTGCCACACATCCTGTTACAGAGCAGAGGACAATAATGAGCATAGGTGTGTGCTCCTTTAGGGGGAGCTGTAGGCCATCTCTTTGCTCCTAATCCAAAAATGAGTAAAGCAAACCTTGTTCCTCTCCAAGGTTCTGGTTGATCAAATACTAAGAGTCTGATTGCACCTATTTATATAGTTAATGGAATCATCTATGTAAAATAATCTTAGTAACTGTGAGTGTGCCTCTTCTGTCCCCTGCAGCAGAGAGAAACTCCTAGCATTGGGTAGAGAGTagtgtctgtctttgtctttctttccctccctccctctcactctaaATAGGCTAAATAGTAAGAAACCGGTGTCCTCTCAAAACTGATACTTCCCCAGGTGATGGCTGCCAGCTCTGGTGCTGCTGTCAGCATCATCTGAATGAAATCAGTGCTGACCTGGGAGTATGAGCATTCTTTTGCTGCCTGCTTTCCTCTGGCTCCATGCCCTTGGGTGCTTCCAGGTGTGTCCGGCTGGCCTCTGCTCCCATCACAAAGTAAAACTGAGATGTGGTTACATTAGGGGCCTCCGTGGGGATCAAGTGAAGAGAGTGAGTGGCAAGTCTTGCTTTAGTGTAATGTTCTTTAGGCCCAGGAAAAGGagaactttcctttttttgtaagaAAACACAGCAGAATCTCCTAGTTAAGTGTAATGGGGTTTGAGGTGAAAGTCAGAActggcttgaaaaaaaatttaaactttgacTCTCCTTTGCTATTGTCCTTGGTCACCTCTCCCTCACAGTGAGAGGTGACCATGGCCAGGAACAGATTTCAGCAGTTCCTCAATTCCCTGGGCAAAATATCATCATGCTCTCAGCCCAGTTTGTCATCTTTATCTTTGTCCCAAGTAGCAGCCTTCCTCAATGCCCAGTCACTGTTTCTAACCATCACCATTAAACCCAAACTCTTACACTTCTGCTTCCCCTCACTCTTAGAAGACCACACaatcctctttatttatttttaattaagtgagagcaggggaggcagagagacagactcccacaatctcccctaccaggatccacatgACAAGCGCCCTATGgggggatactctgcccatctgggacgctgcttcattgctcagcaaccaagctatttttaacatctgaggaagaggccagggaaccatcctcagtgctggggagCCAACTTACTAGAGCCAATCAAGCCAGGgatgcgggagaggaagagagaggaagagagagggggaagaggtgtaaaagcagttggtcacttctcctatgtgccctgaccaggaatcgaacccgggacatccacacacgagccaatgctctaccactgcaccaaccAGCCAAGGTGCAATCCTCTTATTCTACAAAGAAAATAGAGACTGTTTGATGTGAAACCTTACAGCTACTACTCTCTTATCTTCAGAGGCACTTCCTTCTACAGCATCTTGGAAAAAGAAGTGGCCCTATACTGTCCAAGGCTCCTCTCCCTTCCAAATCGTATCCTTGGATCTCTCTTTTCTGGCTTTTTCAAAGATTTGATCCCTATATTCTCTTTCTTGTAATTCAGACCACCCTTATTTCCTCTCTGACTATGAACTTGCTTAGGTTTCTCTCTTTTAactctaataataataacctgAATTTCTAAATTAATATGGTGGCAAACAAAACATGCTTAATTAGTCTCATATCAGCTTCCCAATTATAATACCCATAAAGatacataaaacaatttaaaatagtgTCATAAACTATAGATATCAACAGGCCATATGCCAAAAATTAAGCAGAATGGTCACTTCTGTACATTTGGAAGGGATGAATTAAAACACATCCAGCccgacctttggtggcgcagtggataaagcgtcgacctggaaatgctgaggtcgccggttcgaaaccttgggcttgcctggtcaaggcacatatgggagttgatgcttccagctcctccccaccttctctctctgtctctctctcctctctctccttctctctctcctctctaaaatgaataaataaaataaaaattaaaaaaaaaacacttccaaAGGTTTCAATTGACCAGAGAAATATGTTTCCATCCACTAACTGTAAGAAACCATATTTTGAGCCACTGGGAATCAAAAGTTTGAACCTCTGCTTGCTTCTCAGtccctatctttctttcttttttcttttctttttattctattctttgagagtgcatttattaaagctgggaagAGCAAAACACATAAGGGCGTAGGatggaagaagcaacaggagagagagcAGGTGGGGCTGCTGTGGCTCCCTGGGCAGTCAGAGAAAAGGCGGCCCTAGGGACAGTTTCAGGGGTTAGCCTGAGACCGccgcccactgctcccctgattACTAGTctcgtggggacccttagagttcaGGAGATGCATGCCTGTGGGGGAAGAAAGGTGTGGGTGTACACCCAGGAGGGAAAGcgctctgtccctgtctttctacCTTCATCATAGATTGTGAAGACACAGAAGACCCAATTCTATAAATTGAATTAAGATTTTTTAGAAGAAACCTATTTTCAGTTTCTAGAAAGATGCAAAATTGCCTTTATAAATAAAgatggcaggccctggctggttggctcagtggtagagcgtcggcctggcgtgcggaagtcccaggttcgattcccggccagggcacacaggagaagcgcccatctgcttctccacccctccccctctccttcctctctgtctctctcttcccctcccacagccaaggctccattggagcaaaagatggcccgagcgctggggatggctccttggcctctgccccaggcgctagagtggctctggtcgcgacagagcgacgccccggatgggcagagcattgccccctggtgggcgtgctgggtggatcctggttgggcgcatgcgggagtctgtctgactgcctccccatttccagcttcagaaaaatacaaaaaaaaaaatttattaaaaaaataaaataaataaagatggtaAGTTAAAGATATTTATCTCTTCTCATTCCCAAGACTGCTgaaatctgaaaataaatgaatctttAATTGTATAAACCCACTACAAATAGAATAGGAGAAAGATGTCAGTAGCCCAACTAAAACTTACTTTGAAGGCAACAGGAGAGATTCTGAGGAAAATCAGATCGCAGTGCTAATGATACATTGGGTAATTCTTCAGAAATAGGGAGAAATGCAAATAGATAAGGAAGCAAAATCTGTTTTCTAATTTGGTAATCaagacaacaaaaatacaaactcaCTAGCTTATTGGATGAAAAAAAGCACTTGGTGAAGTgcctaaggggaaaaaaacagttTCTCGATCaatgtttattaaattttgtTTGGAGACATATTGAGCTCCATAGAGGACCAAAAAGAAGGTCAAGTTCCAATGCTAGTTctgggtttctcaaccttggcactgtGACAGTTGGGGCCTGGTCATTTTAGTTTGGGGCAAGGGAGAGGCTATCCTGTGTGTTGTAGGATGTTTAGTGGCATTCCTGGTCTctatccactagatgccagtagcacactTCCCTCCAACACACAAAtgtctctagatcaggggtcgggaacttatggctcgcgagccagatgtggctcttttgatggctgcatctggctctcagacaaatctttaataaaaaataataataacattaaaaatataaaacgtcatatattacaatccattcatttcctactgttcatgttcatggttgcgggtggctggagccaatcacagctgtcctccgggacaacaccaaatttttattggataatgcataacgtacacaggccgttgtatggctctcacggaattacattttaaaatatgtggcgtttatggctctctcagccaaaaagtttcctgacccctgctgtagatatTGCTAAATGTCCCCTGGGGTCAAATTCCCTCTGTTGAGTACTACTGCTTTCAGTAGCACTGGTCTATCACCTCTCCACCCTTGGCTTCAGTCATCAGCCCTGTAAAGCAAGAGAGCTGTGCCAGAGCATCTCAAAGGGCTTTTATTGAGTGGGACATGATAATCTACCCATTTCCAGGCTGGCTGCAAATCCTTCCTCAACCAGCCCCATCTGTGAGGATGCCTGCAGCTCCTCCCTGCCAGCAAATCTAGGGCATCCCTGCCCTGGGGAGGCAGCCCCGGGGTTCTGAGGGTTACTGCCCTGGGGCTCTCTGCTGAAGAGTAATCGGAATAAATGCTAATTTGGTAAACTCTCAAGTCTTGCTCTCATTCTCCTTATTTCAAAGTGCAGGCCCAGCATCATCTAGAAAGGCTTctaatggtggttcctcaaaaaactgaaaactgtactaccttatgacccagcaatccctctactgggtatatacccccaaaactcagaaacattgatacgtaaagacacatgcaaccccatgttcactgcagcattgttcacagtggccaggacatggaaacaaccaaaaagcccgtcaatagatgactggataaagaagatgtggcacatatacactatggaatactactcagccataagaaatgatgacatcagatcatttacagcaaaatggtgggatcttgataacactatacgaagtgaaataagtaaatcagaaacaaccaggaactgcattattccatacgtaggtgggacataaaagtgaaactaagagacattgataagagtgtggtggttacaggggaaggggggaaagggagagggaaagggggagggggaggggcacaaagaaaactagatagaagatgacagaggacaatctgactttgggtgatgggtatgcaacataattgaacgacaagataacctggacttgttatctttgaatatatgtatcctgatttattgatgtcaccccattaaaaaaaataaaattatttaaaaataaaaaaaaaagaattagcaaactatcaaaaaaaaaaaaaaaaaggcttctagCACACTCCCAGCAGAACTGCAATTTAACACAAAGCAGGCCCAGCATATTCAAGTGTTGGAAATTTGAGGAGTTTCCAGAGGCCctgtctctgttctctctctgtcctgtgctCACCCCAGACCCACAGCCAGACATCCAAATGTATTCTGAGAGGCTCAAGGAAGAGAACTGAGAGCTCACCACAGAGGTTTAGTGGTTTGGAAGGGAAATCAGAAAAAGGAGGACAAGAGGACTTGCTTGAACACCCCTTGGTTTAGAGCTCCCATATCGAATTCTGAGTCCCCTTCCTGTCCCTTGCCAGATGGCTGTTATCACCAAAACAATGCTTATTCCACACACATTCCGCAGCCTCATTTTCAGACAAAATTGTGCTTCATCTCCCAAAGTCTGCAGACCAGAGGGAGTTTTCTATAGGTCAGAGTCTAAACACAgtcatccctcctccctcctcccctgctttcCTGAGACTCTgtggtcacccccccccccatctgtttCAGCCATGCTCagcccatctctctctttctctgagacCTATATCCTCCTCCTATATACATGTCTGCAGGTTTGCCCACAAGGAACAGACCCCCAGGCAGAGAATTTCAGGACCTGGGGAACTGAGGGCTCGGCATGGCTGATATAGCTCAGCTCAAGGGACACCACTCTGTTTCTAGGACCAGAGAAATAGTTTGCAGGTAAATCTATGTGGAAGAGAATTGGTAGACTCTGAACCCTGTTAAGATTTTCACCAGTGGAGCAATAATTATGAGCTCAACAGTTGGAAAAGAGAGGAAAGCTCAGAGTTTGAgggatttttaaatatgtaaatttatttaaaatatataaatagatatttttaaaattccatcatgattgcctgacctgtggtggcacagtggataaactgtcaacctggaacactgaggtcaccagttcaaaaccctgggcttgcctggtcaaggcacatatgaaaagcaactatgagatgatgcttcccactcctccccccaacaccctctctttctcctccctctaaaatcaataaataaaacctttaaaaataaataaaaataataataaaattctatCATGATTTTGCTAAGAATTTTTCTAAGCATCTCTAGTCTTTTGGAGAAAAATTTCAGGATTCCATTGGAGGCAGAATCTATTTCAGACAGGTGTGGGTGAAGGGTGTCCACTGAGGACAACTGAGGACAGCGCTGGACCTGGCTCACTACTCCCATCTCACCACACCTGACCTGGAAAACGTTCTAGATTCTTTTATTCAAAGTATGGTAACAGAACTGGCATCGCCAGgtatgcagaatctcaggccacaTCCCAGTTTAGCTAGTCAAATGTGAACTCTAATAATATCCCCAGGTCATTGGTGTGCACATTAAAGTTGTGAAAGGCAGTTTAGAGCCCCAGGCAGCCCCACCAGCTCAGCCCCAGCCCTGTGCCAGCCCGGCTGCACCCTGCCCCAGCATGAGCACTCACCTGGCAGCTTTCAGCAGAAGCACCAAcaacaggagacagagagaagtggccTCAGACTGAAGCCCGCAGGGTCCCTGCTCTCCCCTAGCCCTGCATCCTGCCACCCacttcccccccctccccttttcatTCCTGGCAGCCTTAGTGAAGGGGAAAAGAATTGCAGCTGGAGCAGGCAGCCCTGCTGTTAAAGAATGAGCTGTGGAGAATAACCCTCTGTTGTTGAGGGTGAGCAGTATGCCTCCTAAGTGAACTGAAACAAGGATTTTCAGATTTTCGGAAGGGGAGCCATGACTTCAACATGTTTACAACGTGCGGGATTGCCGGCAACAATAGAATTTCCTTAAGCTTATCTCAGGATATCCTCTCGTCTTGGCTGGGAAGAATAGTTCAGACTTCTCTCCACAGCACAATGGGCATCTGCTCCAGGTCCCCTCAGCAACTCTGGAGCCCATCTCCTCTCCACCAGGCCCAATGAGTACTGTGACACCTGCCATCATACACATTCCTGCCCCCTTTGCTAGAGCCAGGATCCCCTCCAAAGGCGTGGTGGAGAATGggaaggggcggggctgggagagcAGGAAGGGCAGAGTAGCTCCCGAGCGCAGAGAGAAATTTACTCTCTTCCAGTTCCCAGAGCCACCACTGCGCTCTccgaggagggaggtggagggaagccCAGTTCCAGATACCGCCCCTGTGAATATCGGGGCGTCATTCCACTGTTTTCTACATTTAACATTATGGAGAAATCTAAGTCCAGCTGGATAGTCTTCaccgttttgtttgtttgtttgtttttaacctttgaaGCCTATTCACTTCTCCAGGTGATTCTCTTAAGCACAACATAAAACAACCTCACACTGGCTCTCTCCTGGGCATGCTCACATCGGCCCCACAGGAAATAGTTATGATCCTTAGGGCCAACAAACTTTGGGCACGCAGGCCGATTGCGATGCAACTCCTCTGTTCACTTGCTGGATATtctattttttgatattttgatgTATTAAGCAGGAGTCAATGGACACGTTGGAGCTCCTCTCACTAGGCTTGAGATGCAGGAGGCAGCAccctcattcttttctcttgggGGGAACTAACAGCACATCTCTTTCAAAGATACTCTCTCTCCCAAGTTAATCTTTTTGCCCTCTAATTCCCAACAACTCTGCCACTTTATACGTTGAAGTGGGTGTAGAGTTTAAGAGTGATgtaatttacttgtttttactCTGAAGTAGTACATCTCAGACTAACAAATCACTCTAGAATGTCATATGTGTTGTATATTCTTAAAACATTGCATCTCAAAATCCCAGTCAGAAATTCCAGTACTTAATAAATGAGGGATATTGTAAGTGCTCTATGGCTATTAACTCACTTATCCCTCATAACAACCTTTTGATTTAAATACTGTTACAAAGGAGATATGAAAAGTAGAAAAGTAACCTGAACAAGCAATTTGACTGCAGGTGACAAACCCTGAACATCACTATACTATTAGCTTCCCATTACCCAAATGACCGGTCTTTAagagcttaaaaaaaatgtagatttactgttccacccatttatgcattcattcgttGATTCTTGTATTGGTTGATcaatgactggggattgaactctcAACCTATTGGGATGACACTTTTGATTATAAACCCATTGTAATTTCATaccctcaagaaaataaaaattctctgttTACATGTTCCAAATTTAAATGACTAACTCCATCATCCAGCCAAAAACTTAGGTGTCATCACTGACATCTCCTTCATTGACCACATCTTGTCAATCTACTCATTGTACAAATACTGTCCCTTGAATTTAGAAAGTGCCTTAGTTCAAGACTGAATTAATGAAACATTATCTTAACATCTAACTCTAATTCATTCTCTGCatttcaaaaagaatatttaactCAATTCTTATTTAGATTCACCAACATGTCTCCCAGTTTCTTTGCTCAgtgctgcttctttttctttatcgaatttattagggtgacactagttaacataattatacaagtttcaggtgcccaattttataatacatctgtgtacaccatattgtgtgttcaccaccccaccccaagtcaagtcttcatccatcatcaGTGCTGCTTATTGAATCCCATACCTTCCTTCCAgattaaattttcttcttcttttattaatttttaaaatttattgtgttaatgtggatttaagtgtcctactcaatatagtACCCTTACCCCAACAACATGCCCCCCATTATGCACCCTCTGCCCCATCCCCATgactccctctcccacttccctctggagaatttgctgtcctgttatctgtatctacgtgttgtgtatatataatttggctaatcccttcaccttctctgatcctgtccccttttcccccttccctctgtcagctgtccctctgcttcccatgaccccgcctctgcctctattccattcctcagttcatcatgttcattagattcctcatataaatgagatcatatgatatttgtccttctctgcctggcttatttcacttagcataataatctccacgtCCATCTATGCCagcataaaaggtaagatttttgcatttttcatggctgtgtagtattccgttgtgtatatatataccactgcttttttaaccactcatccactgataaacacttgggctgtttccagatcttggctattgtaaacaatgctgaaataaacatgtgggtgcatatcttcttttgaattagtgttttggattcttaggatatattccaaaaagtgggatagcttagtcaaaaggcagttccatttttaaccatttttaattttttgaggtaaagcCATAccgtttccacagtggctgcacaagtctgcattcccaccagcagtgtgggagggttcccttttctccacatcctcatcagcacttgtgtgttgatgtATTaagagtcattctgacaggtgtgaggtggtatctcattgtggttttaatttgcatttctctgatggttcgtgacattaaacattttttcatatgcctattggctatctgtatgttctctttggggaagtgtctattcagttcctttgcccatttttattttttaaatattttattttattgatttttagagaggagagagagagagagagagagagagagagagaagagggaggagcaggaagcatcaactccccatatgtgccttgaccaggcaagcccaaggttttgaaccggcaatctcagtgttccaggtcgacgctttatcccactgcgccaccacaggtcaggccctttgtccatttttaaattggattgtttaccttcctgatgttgagttttacaagttctttataaattttggttattaaccccttatcagatgtattggcaaatatgtctcTCATTATGTGAGCTGTCTTGTTtcgttaatagtgtcttttgatgtgcaaaagctttttagtttgatgtagtcccatttgtttattttgtcctttattttacttgcccatggaaatatattggcaaaaatattgctatgagagatattgtaGAGTGTACTGCCTGTTTCCTT
Encoded proteins:
- the LOC136403452 gene encoding gap junction gamma-3 protein-like isoform X1, whose amino-acid sequence is MEPEESRQQKNAHTPRMCGRFLRWLMAEESRYSTPVGRLLLPVLLGFRLVLLAAGGTGVYDDEQSEFVCHTQQPGCKAACYDALHALSPLRFWAFQVMLVAVPSALYMGFTIYHGILHWEEPGKVKKEEETLVQQGQGSTGASGAKSPRLLWAYVAQLGVRLVLEGAALGGQYYLYGFKVPSSFACRREPCPGSITCNLSRPSEKTIFLKTMFGISGFCLFFTLLELVLLSIVRWWRTWKQKSSFSNCFSTSERTRKHKEPNDNFPVVESKEQFREAEL
- the LOC136403452 gene encoding gap junction gamma-3 protein-like isoform X2, with the protein product MCGRFLRWLMAEESRYSTPVGRLLLPVLLGFRLVLLAAGGTGVYDDEQSEFVCHTQQPGCKAACYDALHALSPLRFWAFQVMLVAVPSALYMGFTIYHGILHWEEPGKVKKEEETLVQQGQGSTGASGAKSPRLLWAYVAQLGVRLVLEGAALGGQYYLYGFKVPSSFACRREPCPGSITCNLSRPSEKTIFLKTMFGISGFCLFFTLLELVLLSIVRWWRTWKQKSSFSNCFSTSERTRKHKEPNDNFPVVESKEQFREAEL